Proteins from one Gossypium raimondii isolate GPD5lz chromosome 8, ASM2569854v1, whole genome shotgun sequence genomic window:
- the LOC105793453 gene encoding PRA1 family protein B3, protein MLPVSVSTLEPNADSKPLITAQTLLTRLSTSLRLALSHCRPWTDFFDRTAFAKPASFSDATSRLRKNFSYFRANYLTILTAVLAFSLITHPFSLIILLSLIAAWLFLYALRPSELPLVIWGRTYSDIEKLAILVVLTVVVIFFTSVGSLLISGIMMGIAIVCAHGAFRMSEDLFLDEQEPFGLGLFSFVSAAASSAAANAAAPVIVSRV, encoded by the coding sequence ATGCTCCCTGTCTCAGTCTCAACGTTGGAGCCCAACGCCGATTCTAAACCTCTTATCACAGCCCAGACTCTTCTCACGCGCCTCTCCACTTCTCTCCGCCTGGCTCTCTCTCACTGCCGTCCTTGGACCGACTTCTTCGACCGTACTGCCTTTGCTAAACCAGCCTCCTTCTCCGATGCCACCTCCCGGCTTCGCAAGAATTTCTCCTACTTCCGAGCCAACTACCTCACCATACTCACGGCTGTACTCGCCTTCTCATTAATCACCCACCCTTTCTCTCTCATAATTCTGCTGTCACTCATAGCGGCTTGGCTTTTCCTCTACGCACTGCGCCCCTCGGAACTGCCGCTGGTCATATGGGGCCGAACGTACTCGGATATAGAAAAGCTAGCGATATTGGTGGTATTAACGGTTGTGGTGATCTTTTTTACCAGCGTGGGATCCCTGTTGATATCCGGGATCATGATGGGGATAGCTATTGTTTGTGCGCACGGTGCGTTCAGGATGTCGGAGGATCTATTTCTTGATGAACAAGAGCCCTTTGGTTTGGGGTTGTTCTCGTTTGTAAGTGCGGCTGCCTCGTCTGCTGCTGCCAACGCCGCCGCCCCTGTTATTGTTTCGCGCGTCTGA